One part of the Georgfuchsia toluolica genome encodes these proteins:
- a CDS encoding GspE/PulE family protein has translation MNKVLESAVPKEHRLTLIEVLDALVAGGLVAADAGEKFKQERRYFKGDSHPLTIIAEQRWKSLKLPHKVLDLETLTQWLAEWVNMAYFHVDPLKINFSAVTEVMSNAYAVRFRVLPVEVRQDEVVIATAEPFQRAWEAELKSILRNKEIRRVIANPNDIARYQVEFYNLAKSIKGAASKAESGSGSNFEQLVELGKTNKQFDANDQHIVRIVDWLWQYAFDQRASDIHVEPRREFGVVRFRIDGILHQVYQIPISVLNAMTSRIKILGRMDVVERRRPQDGRIKTRTPDGQEVELRLSTLPTAFGEKLVMRIFDPDVLVKDFTDLGFGEDDLVRWRQMTVQPNGIILVTGPTGSGKTTTLYTTLKQLATEDVNVCTLEDPIEMVEPSFNQVQVQADIGMGFAEGIRALMRQDPDIIMVGEIRDLETANMAIQAALTGHLVLSTLHTNDAPTAITRLLDLGVPYYLIQTTVLGVMAQRLIRTLCPKCKQAAGLREEDEIAWNGMVAPWKSAKPTTLYRPVGCLDCRRTGYQGRMGLYEIFTMTPEIRKRIDEHTDLAAVREQALREGMKPLRISGARKVAAGLTTIEEVLKVTPS, from the coding sequence ATGAATAAAGTTCTCGAATCGGCAGTACCCAAGGAGCATCGTCTCACCCTGATCGAGGTGCTGGACGCGCTTGTCGCCGGCGGCTTGGTGGCGGCTGATGCCGGCGAGAAATTCAAGCAGGAGCGGCGCTACTTCAAAGGCGATTCCCACCCGCTGACCATCATCGCCGAACAGCGCTGGAAATCACTCAAATTGCCGCACAAGGTGCTTGATCTCGAAACGCTGACGCAGTGGCTCGCCGAATGGGTGAACATGGCTTACTTCCACGTTGACCCGCTCAAGATCAATTTCTCGGCAGTGACCGAGGTGATGAGCAATGCTTATGCCGTACGCTTCCGCGTCCTGCCGGTGGAAGTGCGGCAGGATGAAGTGGTGATCGCCACGGCCGAACCGTTCCAGCGCGCCTGGGAGGCTGAACTCAAGTCGATCCTGCGCAACAAGGAGATTCGCCGCGTCATCGCCAATCCCAATGACATCGCGCGCTATCAGGTCGAGTTCTACAACCTGGCCAAGTCGATCAAGGGCGCGGCGAGCAAGGCGGAATCAGGCAGCGGCAGCAACTTCGAGCAATTGGTCGAACTGGGCAAAACCAACAAGCAGTTCGATGCCAACGATCAGCACATCGTCCGCATTGTCGACTGGCTGTGGCAGTATGCATTCGACCAACGCGCTTCGGATATTCATGTCGAACCGCGGCGCGAATTCGGTGTCGTGCGCTTCCGTATCGACGGTATTCTGCATCAGGTCTATCAGATCCCGATTTCGGTGCTGAATGCGATGACCAGCCGCATCAAGATTCTCGGCCGCATGGATGTGGTCGAGCGGCGCCGCCCCCAGGACGGGCGCATCAAGACGCGGACCCCGGACGGGCAGGAAGTCGAGTTGCGGTTATCGACCCTGCCGACGGCCTTCGGCGAAAAGCTGGTGATGCGGATTTTCGACCCCGATGTGCTGGTGAAGGACTTCACCGATCTTGGTTTCGGCGAAGACGACCTTGTGCGCTGGCGGCAAATGACCGTGCAGCCCAATGGCATCATTCTCGTCACCGGCCCGACCGGTTCGGGCAAGACGACCACGCTGTACACCACGCTCAAGCAACTGGCCACCGAGGATGTGAATGTGTGCACCCTGGAAGACCCGATCGAAATGGTCGAACCTTCCTTCAACCAGGTGCAGGTGCAGGCCGATATCGGCATGGGTTTCGCCGAAGGGATACGCGCATTGATGCGGCAGGACCCGGACATCATCATGGTCGGCGAAATCCGCGATCTTGAAACCGCCAACATGGCGATCCAGGCGGCACTCACCGGCCACCTGGTGTTATCCACACTGCATACAAACGATGCCCCGACGGCGATCACGCGCCTGCTCGATCTTGGCGTTCCCTATTACCTGATACAGACTACCGTGCTCGGCGTCATGGCGCAGCGACTGATACGCACGCTGTGCCCGAAGTGCAAGCAGGCTGCCGGTCTGCGCGAGGAAGACGAGATCGCCTGGAACGGCATGGTGGCGCCGTGGAAATCGGCCAAGCCGACGACGCTGTATCGTCCGGTCGGCTGTCTCGACTGCCGCCGTACCGGCTATCAGGGCCGTATGGGGCTCTATGAAATATTTACCATGACGCCGGAAATCCGCAAGCGTATCGATGAACATACGGACCTTGCCGCCGTGCGCGAACAGGCGTTGCGCGAGGGCATGAAACCGCTGCGCATTTCCGGCGCGCGGAAAGTCGCCGCCGGTCTCACCACCATCGAGGAAGTGCTCAAGGTCACGCCCTCGTAA
- a CDS encoding DUF4382 domain-containing protein, protein MKLFNGYSRALTWFAASLFAALMVGCGGGGGGGGGAASGTLGVSLTDAPSCGFDAVNVTVVKVRVHQSSSASDTDAGWTDITLNPARKINLLNLTNGVLDNLGETPLPAGHYTQLRLVLDPNTAAGMTNSVVPAGGVETPLITPSAVQSGIKLINEFDVTSGQRVDLVLDFDACKSVVKRGNGTYALKPVIKVVPFAVNGIDGFVDTALLGSNVMVTAQQDGTVVQTSAPNAHTGEFFLARLAPGNYDVVLTADDHATAVIAAVPVASTTSTVNVSDNVTPITLPASATHVVSGAETLNPASSTTTAYVAAKQTFGSAPIVTVKSVAADDSASGAYSLTLPVDAPLLGQYSATLPIALAPQVSVAGQYTIEASATGYQTQSVSQGLSGDVTVNFTLVP, encoded by the coding sequence ATGAAACTCTTCAATGGCTACTCGAGAGCATTGACATGGTTTGCGGCTTCGCTGTTTGCCGCCCTTATGGTCGGATGTGGAGGTGGGGGTGGTGGCGGGGGTGGTGCGGCGTCAGGCACCCTGGGCGTATCCCTGACCGATGCGCCATCCTGCGGCTTTGATGCGGTGAATGTGACTGTCGTCAAAGTGCGGGTTCACCAGAGCAGTTCTGCTTCTGATACCGATGCCGGCTGGACCGATATAACGTTGAATCCGGCGCGGAAAATCAATCTGCTAAATCTTACCAACGGAGTACTCGACAACCTTGGCGAAACACCATTGCCGGCGGGACATTACACGCAACTGCGCCTGGTGCTGGACCCGAACACCGCGGCAGGCATGACCAACTCCGTTGTTCCCGCGGGCGGGGTCGAGACTCCGCTCATCACCCCGAGCGCGGTGCAAAGCGGGATCAAGCTGATCAATGAGTTCGATGTCACATCCGGGCAGCGTGTCGACCTGGTGCTGGATTTCGACGCTTGCAAGTCAGTCGTGAAACGCGGAAATGGAACCTATGCGCTGAAGCCGGTGATCAAGGTAGTCCCCTTCGCGGTGAATGGCATTGACGGTTTTGTCGATACAGCATTGCTCGGCAGCAACGTCATGGTCACGGCACAACAGGATGGCACTGTAGTGCAGACTTCGGCCCCGAATGCACATACCGGCGAATTTTTCCTCGCTCGCCTCGCGCCCGGAAACTACGATGTGGTTCTTACCGCAGACGACCATGCCACGGCAGTTATCGCCGCAGTGCCGGTGGCGAGCACCACCAGTACTGTCAACGTCAGCGATAACGTGACGCCGATCACGCTGCCGGCGTCTGCCACCCACGTCGTCAGCGGTGCGGAAACCTTGAATCCTGCGAGCTCAACCACGACCGCCTACGTGGCAGCAAAACAAACATTCGGCAGTGCTCCGATCGTGACGGTGAAGTCCGTCGCCGCGGATGATTCCGCGTCCGGTGCCTATTCACTGACCTTGCCCGTTGACGCGCCACTGCTCGGCCAGTACAGCGCGACGCTCCCAATTGCGCTTGCACCCCAAGTCAGCGTGGCAGGTCAATACACCATCGAAGCGTCGGCGACAGGCTACCAGACCCAATCGGTCAGCCAGGGCCTTTCAGGCGATGTAACAGTGAACTTTACTCTGGTGCCGTAA
- a CDS encoding N-acyl amino acid synthase FeeM domain-containing protein — protein sequence MKLESIKHVSAASTITEERLPFTIRIARSEADIRKAVAIRHVAYGRHVPELAGKLKEPEACDFDPTTTVFLAESKFDGQPIGSMRIQSNQSRQLSVEHSVALPSWIDGSLLVEATRLGVTQRDRGSLVKSLLFKAVLAYCRNVGVDWIVITARPPLDQMYETFTFQDILPEAGYVPMAHVGNIPHKVMAIEVATVENHWRALSHPLYKLFFLTEHPDIDIEGYPVLQTPSPIMETFYPLQTPAKSGFTPHLAGT from the coding sequence ATGAAGCTGGAGTCCATCAAGCACGTTTCCGCCGCATCCACGATTACCGAAGAACGCCTTCCCTTCACGATACGGATTGCACGTAGCGAAGCCGACATCCGCAAGGCTGTTGCCATTCGCCATGTTGCGTATGGTCGCCATGTCCCCGAACTGGCTGGGAAGCTCAAGGAACCGGAGGCATGCGATTTCGACCCGACGACCACGGTCTTCCTGGCCGAGTCGAAATTCGATGGTCAGCCAATCGGATCGATGCGCATACAGTCCAACCAATCCAGGCAACTGAGCGTAGAGCATTCGGTGGCGCTTCCGAGCTGGATCGACGGGAGTTTGCTGGTCGAAGCGACCCGCCTGGGTGTGACCCAGCGGGATCGCGGTAGCCTGGTCAAATCGCTGCTTTTCAAAGCGGTACTGGCCTATTGCCGCAATGTTGGCGTGGACTGGATCGTGATTACCGCCCGCCCGCCGCTGGATCAGATGTATGAAACATTCACGTTCCAGGACATTCTGCCTGAAGCCGGCTACGTCCCTATGGCACATGTGGGAAATATACCGCACAAGGTCATGGCTATCGAGGTAGCCACAGTCGAGAACCATTGGCGCGCCCTTTCACACCCTCTGTACAAGTTGTTTTTCCTCACCGAACATCCGGATATCGACATTGAAGGCTATCCTGTGCTGCAAACACCCAGTCCAATTATGGAAACCTTCTACCCGCTGCAAACCCCCGCCAAATCAGGCTTCACGCCGCATCTCGCCGGCACCTGA
- a CDS encoding DUF6988 family protein, which translates to MTPERIKAAEKFGAALHDLTNEVEMWQTNKNRAAAASFGIALDHHAAIVFLMKNTFYSSSFALLRILFETYLRGLWLKHCATDAQVSGFFRGDEPPKTMIVEIESTEAFKSGVLSRIKKANWNAMCDFTHTGGLHLQRWQSQDAVEPTFEPDELEECLNCAELFGVMAGLELVQLSKSGSDGADVLQLMKSRWP; encoded by the coding sequence ATGACACCCGAGAGAATAAAAGCCGCAGAAAAGTTTGGCGCTGCCTTACACGATCTTACTAACGAAGTAGAGATGTGGCAGACCAATAAGAATCGAGCCGCCGCAGCTTCCTTCGGTATTGCACTGGACCACCACGCGGCGATAGTGTTCCTTATGAAGAACACGTTTTATTCGTCGAGCTTTGCGTTGTTGCGGATACTCTTCGAAACCTACTTGCGTGGGCTTTGGCTGAAGCATTGTGCTACCGACGCGCAGGTGTCGGGATTCTTTCGAGGAGACGAACCACCTAAAACGATGATCGTAGAAATCGAGTCCACTGAGGCGTTCAAGAGCGGGGTTCTATCGCGTATCAAAAAAGCTAATTGGAATGCTATGTGCGATTTTACGCATACCGGTGGGCTCCATCTTCAACGGTGGCAATCACAAGATGCGGTTGAACCGACATTTGAACCAGACGAACTAGAAGAATGTCTGAATTGTGCTGAGTTATTCGGAGTAATGGCTGGGTTAGAGCTCGTTCAACTGAGCAAGTCTGGCTCTGATGGAGCTGACGTTCTGCAATTGATGAAGAGTAGATGGCCGTAA
- a CDS encoding DUF3568 family protein, translating to MKLTPILLLFALSACAPIAFTAASIGGGAAAQHRLSGYVHRTFSEPLPKVSVAARLALKQMSMTLGSTEKVAQGERINAKAGDRNIEIEIEALTATTTQLTAVAKMKGSFLVDSSTATEIVAQIEKAIQATQRNSKPQKLTKL from the coding sequence ATGAAACTCACACCGATCCTGCTTCTGTTTGCGCTGTCCGCTTGTGCCCCAATTGCTTTCACGGCAGCCAGCATCGGGGGTGGCGCTGCCGCGCAACATCGACTCAGTGGATATGTGCATCGCACCTTTAGCGAACCGTTGCCAAAAGTAAGCGTTGCGGCACGACTGGCCCTGAAACAAATGTCCATGACTTTGGGTTCGACCGAAAAGGTGGCCCAGGGCGAACGGATCAATGCGAAGGCGGGTGACCGTAACATCGAAATTGAAATTGAAGCGCTTACTGCTACCACCACACAGCTAACCGCGGTGGCCAAGATGAAGGGCAGCTTTCTAGTCGACTCATCGACTGCAACAGAAATCGTTGCCCAGATTGAAAAGGCCATTCAGGCTACACAGCGCAATAGTAAACCCCAGAAGCTAACGAAGCTATAG
- the htpG gene encoding molecular chaperone HtpG, with translation MSQAASATRETLGFQTEVKQLLHLMIHSLYSNREIFLRELISNASDACDKLRFEALDNGALFESDPELKIRIGFDKAARTLTIIDNGIGMSRDEAIANLGTIAKSGTREFFSHLTGDQKQDANLIGQFGVGFYSSFIVADKVTVLSRRAGLPADQGVKWESGGEGDFSVEQVERAARGTEITLHLREGQDDLLSGWKLRALIRKYSDHIVQSIVMKQEKWDEEKKEQVVTEEDETVNQASALWARPKSEISDEQYREFYKHVGHDFEDPLAWTHARVEGRSEYTQLLYIPAHAPFDLYDRNQRHGVKLYVKRVFIMDDAEQLLPAYLRFVRGVVDSSDLPLNISREILQESKDIEAIRSGCTKKILGLLDDLVANDAEKYKKFWQAFGRVLKEGVAEDMVNRDKVAGLLRFASSHADTTEENVSLADYIARMKEGQEKIYYVTAESFNAAKNSPHLEIFRKKGIEVLLLSDRIDEWVVTHLHEFDGKPLVSVAKGGLDLGKLEDEAEKQEQEREAGEFKELLEKIKKSLGERVKEVRITNRLTDSPACLVADEHDVSGNLARILKAAGQSAPISAPNMEINPKHPVVLRLRYEERKFDDWAAVLFDQALLAEGGQLDDPATFVKRINDLMLAMSLAS, from the coding sequence ATGTCACAAGCTGCGTCCGCAACCCGCGAAACGCTGGGATTCCAGACCGAAGTGAAGCAACTGCTTCACCTGATGATTCACTCCCTTTATTCCAACCGTGAGATTTTCCTGCGCGAGCTGATCTCGAATGCCTCCGATGCCTGTGACAAGCTGCGCTTCGAGGCGCTCGACAATGGTGCTTTGTTCGAGTCCGACCCCGAGCTCAAGATACGCATCGGTTTCGACAAGGCGGCGCGCACGTTGACCATTATTGATAACGGCATCGGCATGAGCCGCGACGAGGCGATCGCCAATCTGGGCACCATCGCCAAATCGGGAACGCGCGAATTCTTCTCCCATCTCACCGGCGACCAGAAGCAGGACGCCAATCTGATTGGCCAGTTCGGCGTCGGCTTCTATTCCTCGTTCATTGTCGCCGACAAGGTGACGGTGCTCAGCCGCCGCGCCGGCCTGCCCGCCGATCAGGGCGTGAAATGGGAATCGGGCGGCGAGGGCGATTTCAGCGTCGAACAAGTGGAACGCGCCGCGCGCGGCACCGAGATCACACTCCATCTGCGCGAGGGGCAGGACGATCTGCTATCGGGCTGGAAACTGCGCGCGCTGATCCGCAAATATTCGGATCATATCGTCCAGTCCATTGTGATGAAGCAGGAGAAATGGGACGAAGAGAAAAAGGAACAGGTCGTCACCGAAGAGGACGAGACGGTCAACCAGGCCAGTGCGCTGTGGGCGCGGCCCAAGAGCGAGATCAGCGACGAGCAGTATCGAGAGTTCTACAAGCATGTCGGCCATGACTTCGAGGATCCGCTGGCGTGGACCCATGCCCGCGTCGAGGGGCGCAGCGAATACACGCAGTTGCTCTACATTCCCGCACATGCGCCATTCGATCTCTACGACCGCAACCAGCGCCATGGTGTCAAGCTCTACGTCAAGCGCGTCTTCATCATGGACGATGCCGAGCAACTGTTGCCGGCCTACCTGCGCTTCGTGCGCGGCGTGGTCGATTCGAGCGACCTGCCGCTCAACATCTCGCGCGAGATATTGCAGGAAAGCAAGGATATCGAAGCGATCCGCAGCGGCTGCACCAAGAAGATTCTTGGGTTGCTCGATGACCTCGTGGCCAACGATGCCGAGAAGTACAAGAAGTTCTGGCAGGCCTTTGGCCGTGTGCTGAAGGAAGGCGTCGCCGAGGATATGGTCAACCGCGACAAGGTGGCCGGTCTGCTGCGCTTTGCTTCAAGCCATGCCGATACGACGGAAGAAAACGTTTCATTGGCTGACTACATCGCACGCATGAAGGAAGGCCAGGAAAAGATCTACTACGTTACGGCGGAAAGTTTCAATGCCGCGAAGAACAGCCCGCATCTGGAAATCTTCCGCAAGAAAGGTATTGAAGTGCTGCTGCTGTCCGACCGTATCGACGAGTGGGTCGTGACGCATCTGCACGAGTTTGACGGCAAGCCGCTGGTGTCGGTGGCGAAGGGCGGGCTGGATCTGGGCAAACTCGAAGACGAGGCCGAGAAGCAGGAGCAGGAACGCGAAGCCGGCGAATTCAAGGAACTGTTGGAGAAAATCAAGAAATCCCTGGGCGAGCGCGTGAAGGAAGTACGCATCACCAATCGCCTCACCGATTCACCGGCTTGCCTGGTGGCCGATGAGCATGATGTTTCCGGCAATCTGGCGCGCATTCTCAAGGCGGCCGGGCAGAGTGCGCCGATAAGCGCGCCCAACATGGAGATCAATCCCAAACACCCGGTGGTATTGCGCCTGCGCTATGAGGAAAGGAAATTCGACGACTGGGCGGCGGTGCTGTTCGATCAGGCACTCCTCGCCGAGGGAGGGCAACTCGATGATCCGGCCACCTTCGTCAAGCGCATCAATGATCTGATGCTCGCGATGTCGCTTGCAAGCTGA